In Paenibacillus durus, the DNA window GAAGCTTCAGGGCAAGCCGCAGGAACAATTGAACCTGAAACGCTGGGCCGAGATGACGACGCATTTCTCAGGCGCCGATCTGGAGCAAATCGTCAGGGATGCGGTTGAGCATGCCATCGAGCGTTCTCTTGAGAGCGGCAGCATCCAGCCGATTACGGACAAAGACATCAAGTCGAGTATTGAAGGCCGTAAGCCGACGACACTGGACTGGTTCTCCACAGCGAAGAACTACGCTACCTTCAGCGACATCAACAAGGACTATGAACAGGTGCTCGAATACGTAAAGACCCACCGAATCAAATGAACAGGCGGTGATGTCCATGAGCTTGCACGGCCCGGATGCCTCCCACTATGAGCGGGCCTTCCAACTGATGAACTGGCGGCGCTTTGCGGAAGCGGTCCAGGAAACCCAGCAGTGGATACTCGAAGATCCGGAGAATGCCGACGCATACGGTCTGCTGGCGCAAATTCATATGAGAGCGGGCCGCCATGAAGAGGCGATGCACTGTTCTGCCGAGGCGCTGCGCTATGATCCGGAGAATGCGATGGCCTGGTTCGTGCGGACCATGACGCTCTACTCCCAAGGCAAGGAGAAACTGTTCCTGGAAGCGGCGGAGGAAGCGCAGCGGATTGACCCGCTGGAAAACTATTATCCTTTTCTTAAATTCAACCTTGCTCATAAAAAAGGGGATTTCCAAGCAGCCAGAGAGGAGATGGACCACGCGCTTCGGCTTGCGCCGGAGCGTTCCCTGTACTTGGCCGCGGACAGCTATCTGCGCGCCAACATGAGGGACTTTGAGGGTTCGCTCTCATCGGAGAGCATGGCGCTGTTCTATGATCCCGAAGACGACCAGACATTTCTGTATCTGGCCTGGGCGGCGGATAGAAGGGGCGATTACGGCAAAGAGATCGAGTTCATGAAGAACGCGGTCCGGATCGACCCCACGGATGCGCAAATCCGCAGCGAGTATTTAAACAGCTTGCAAAAGAAATACTGGTTCTACCGCGTTCTGCTTATGCCGTTTGTAGTAAGAAAGCGGCTCGGCAGGTGGCAGTTTTTTCTCATATGGGTTGTGCTTTGGCTCGTATTCCGCCCCTTCGTGCTGCTGTTCCTGCTCCTCTACGTGCTGGCGTACTGGCTGAGCAAGCTGCTCGTCAAGGTGCAGGTGTTCGGCTGGAGATCGCTGTTCCGTAAAGTATCGTAAAAACGGCCACCAAAATCGGCCACTAAGAAGGACCATTCGCAAAAGGCGGGAGCCTTGGTACGAATGGTCCTTTGTGGAGGTTCATTATTTCTTGTAGTTCAGCCGCTGGTTAAACCGGTCGATACGGCCGCCGGTGTCGATATTCTTCTGTCTGCCCGTGTAGAAAGGATGGGAAGCGGAGCTTGAATCGACCCGGATGACCGGGTATGTATTGCCGTCCTCCCACTCCATGGTCTCGTTCGAAGACTTGGTAGAAGCACTCAGGAACTTAAAGTCCGCGCTCGCGTCATAGAAAATGACCGGCTGGTATTTCGGATGAATGCCTTCTCTCATTATAAATCCCTCTTTCTGAATAAATTAGACATCTTGTATTAATTTACCCTTCTTTCGGGTAAAGATTTCACCAGAATGAACATTCTCTTTAAAAATCTTCCGTATACCGCCGTTTGCTTTCCGACGGAGCGGCGTCCGTCAATTCCAGCTCCATATACACGCATTCCAAGATTCCAGAACCGTCTTCAGCGATACTTCGCTCAGTGGTTTGATCGTCGCCACAGCACTCTCCTCCACAGCAGGGTTATCCTTGCCGGCCGTCACCCTTTGCCTGCAATTTTTCGGTAGGTGGCCTCGTCGGAGACGACATACAGCCTCGCATCCGCCGGGATCGGATCGTCCAGCTTACGGTTGATGCCCAGATCGTGCCGGTCGGCGATTAGAGTTGCGCCTTGGCGCAGCAGGCCCTGAAACGCATCCCCGTAGGTCTCCCATGACCGGTCGACCGGCACCTCATAGATGTCGTCGCCATGCGAGCGGCTGATGAGCTGCGCGATCACCTCGGGATTCCCCTCCTGCAGCGCGGCTCTTACCGCCAGCCGGGATACGGCGTCATGCGACAGCACGAACTCGTTGACCTGAACATGCCGGAAGTTCTGTACGTTCTTCTCCTGCATGATTTCCACCGTGGTATGTACATTCGGCGAAATGCGCTCGATGCTGGAGGCGATCAGCAGCGATTTGCCGTCCACCAGCGCGGCCTCGTCGATCCGTACATCCCCAAAGATAATGGCCGCTCTCGCCTTGGGGAGACCCGCCTTCACCAGAATTTCGTCGGAGGAAGGATCGCCGCTGATGAAATGAACCTGGTTCATCTGCTCCAGCGGATGCTGGCCCGATTCGTCGATAATGACAATATGGCTGTCCGGGGTATAGCTGAGAATTTCGCCTACCGCCGCCTGCGCCTTTTTACTCCAGTTAATGAGAATGACATGATTCCCTCCCAAAAACGGCAACTTGCCCACCCTCCTCTGCCTTCCGATTTCCGCAATAGAATCAATAACCTTTCCAATGACCAAGCTGAGCAGCCCGATGCCGAAAATGTATAGAAAAATCGTAAAGACTTTGCCGATGACCGTCTTTGCGAAAAAATCGCCGTACCCGACCGTCGCCATCGTCGTCATCACCCAATAGAACGAATTGAACCAACTGCCGAACGTGTCCGGTTCAAGCACATAGGCGACCGTGGCGCTGAACGCGACAAACAAGAGAATACTCAGGCCGATCGTTCTTTTCCTGACTTGGGTCATGATCGTTGACAGCTTTAACAAAAAGTGAATGGCAGTCGCCCCCTCGCACTTTCGCAAAAGCCCGCATAGCTGCCCACCGCTTGACGGCTTTATGGACAGCCCTGCGGGCCTTCAAATGGTTAAATAATTAGACTGCTGACTGCAAACGCAGTTCCGATAAAGACCATGCACAGCAGCGTGCCGACGGCGACATTGCCCTGCTTCAGCTGGTCGGAGATTTTAAAGCCGGTCGTGACCAGCTCGAAAATCCAATAAGACGCCACCAGACAGACATAGCCGACTGCGAACCAGAGCGCCATAAACCAGATCGACGAGTTCGTATAGGCCGCTACTCCGAGAATAATGGCCGTCGCCAGAAATTTACCGCCAAGCGCCAGTCCTACGGCCACATTGCCGTTCTTGAGCTCTTCCATATCCTTGAACGGGGTTATCCAGCTAAAGATCAGCATGCCCAAAAGTTGAAGCACGATAATGAAAATTACACTAACCAGAATATTGACAACGACCGTCAATTCGCCCACCCCCGAAATTTTGCATAAGCCAAATCATAATCCGCGAAATCATGAACCTCTTCCAACACAACCGGCACTGTCTTTTTCTTCGCCATCGCGGTGTAGCGCTTATCGTCGATCGGCTGCTTGATCCGGTTGCCCGAAGGCAGCTCTACTACGGCAAAGTTTCTTGTCTTGTCTTTGTATTTCGTCTTGTAGACACCGATCAGATCGACATCCGTCGTAACCGACACCTTCAGGTTCTTCAGGTCTGCCGTGGCCGATTTCAAATCCTTGTAGGATTTGATCGTAGACCAGGAAGACAGGCGGACCTGGTTCTTCTGATCGGCATCCGTCGTGATTTCGGCGTCCATATACTGGAGCGTATAGATCTTGTCCCCTGTTGCGTAATTGCCGTCATTGGGCAGCATATCATTATTGGGCAGGATGGTCATATCGCTGCCTATAAGGTCACCGACCGTCCCCTCAACCACCCGGTAATCCCACGGCACCCGTGCCACATCACTGGTCGTTGCCGCTCCGGAATCTCTGGAGAATATGCTGTCCGGATTGTTAGAACAGCCAGCCAGAACCAGCACGGCCGCGATCAGCAGCAGGGAAACCAAGCGCAGCGGCCGCCCTCCGCGCAATCCGCGTCGGCGCGTTCCCGGCGTGTTATATACATTCTCGCGCAAATTATCTCACTCCCATTGCAATAAAATGGCTCGTATTTCCGGTAATGGGGCCTCCGCCCCGGCCCAGCAGTCCGCAGGGCTGTCCATTGATCATGAACATTCCGGTCAGCAGGTGAAGCTCGCCCGCCGAAGTCTGAATCCGGGAGAGCTCCGCTCTCTTCTGGTACACGGAAGGAAACAGCACGCTGCTGTCGAATCCGTCCTCATCCTCAAGCTCAAGGCGGCCGGTCTCGTCATACATGCGCACCGAACCGCCCTCGCGCCCGAACATCGACTTGGACACGAAGTCCCCCGAGAATACAGGCTTGTTATAGGTAGGCAGAACGTATTTGGCGATTGCTTCCCGCTCTTCCCCGCTGAACAAAAATCCCAGCTCATACATACCCCAGACTACGGCGATTAATCCTTTGGACTGGAGCAAAATGCTGGGGGGCGGATTGAACAGCGTCAAGCGTCCGGTCTCCACCGCATAGGCCAGGGCATCGCCGCCCTCATCCACCGCCATCCACTCCTTCGGATAGAGAGCGAACATCCGGTTAATAACGCGCCCCTTCCCGTCTTTGACCGTTCCTTCGTCAATTGTTAACTCCAGGCAGTCGGCGTACTCTATATCAAGGCCGCTGTGCCTTACCAGCGCTTCAATTGTGCCGGAATCCTCCAGATGGGTTCCGTAGTCCACACAGGCGGCGGTATCCGGCCGTTCCTCGCCCCAGGCCGCAGCTACAAGCTCCGGCATCCTGCCATTCACCGTCGGAATGTCCGTCTGCCGGCATACCCACGGCGTCGCGATCGACGCCTCCACATAGCCGGTCGGTGTATCGGCGTTCAGCTCCAGCAGCTTGATGCTGCCGCCCTCGTCCACAGCGAAGTCGAATCTCGCGTATCGGCTGATCAGCCCAGGCGGCGGAAGCGGCGAGGTATCCAGCATCTCCCACAGCACCTCCGGGATGCCCAGCAGGGCGTACAGGTCATGTCTCCCGTAGATATAGCGCGCCGCTTTATCGAGAATCGCCCACAGCCGGGCGGAAGCCTCCTCAAGCTCCCGGTATATGCTCTCCCGCATGACGGCGACTCCGTCCAGCCAATACTCCTCGTCCTCCAGATCGGCCCACGTAAAGCCCAGGCGGCCCAGTTCCTCCACCTTGGAGGCCCGGTCTTCCACGGAATGCTCCAGCCACTGAAATACGGGCTCCGTCATCCGCCGAACCCGCTGCTCTTGCCCGAGCTGGACCGGGAGCCCCCGCCGAGGCTCGATTTCGAGCTTGAGCTGGACGAGCTCAGGCCGCTTGATGTTCCGCCGATGCCGCCCGCCTTGGAAGACGTGGATCGTCTCGTAATGGTGCCCGTCGTGGAGGTCGAGGTCCTCGGCTTGACCACCGAGCCGGTCACCGGCTTGTTCTGAAACTTGGTGCTGTCATAAGTGCGCGGTTTATAGACGTTCCGTGTGCCTCCATAATAGGCCCTGCGATGATCATACCATCTGCTTGGCGAATAGCTGGAGCCGCTGTTAAACAACATGTGGTACAGCAGCAGATCGTCCCAGCCGAAGCCGGAGTTATACCCGCCGTAATTATTAATAACCGTTGTCCCGTTCGATGTGGCGACGCCCGGCGCAGCGGTCGTCTGAGCCGCTTCCTCCGTCTCTTCGGGATACGGGATGTTCCAGTCTACATTTTTGTCGAAATAGGCTTTAACCTCTTCCGTAGACCAGGACACGAGCGTCGGCTCGTCAGCCGATGAGCTGCCGCTTGCCACTGAGGCGCCCGGAACAAACAGCGCATTGGCCAGCAGGGCGATGCCCAGCGAGGTCGACAGCACGCGGACCGGCTTGCCGCTCAGGTCAACCCCTTTTTCCCCCAGCGATTCATTTCCAGTTTTCTCTTCTCTACCCAAAGCGGGTGCCTCCCTTGATTATGGTCTGTTCTTCATTCGGTACGCATCGGAACGAGCAGCAGCTCAAGCTTGCCTTCGTCCACATTCAGCCTGCCTTCCACCGTTTCAAATTCGCGGCCTCCGACTACCAAATAGTTAACATGCTCCAGCGAGGCGACCATAATAGCGCTCCACACGCGCTCCTCGATCGCATTCAGCGAGCCATCCGGCATTTTTTCATATAAAATAACACTCATTCCATTTTCCAAGAGAATATCATTCCCCTCATGATTCATTTGTACCTTTAATACGTGGAACGTCGGCCTAATGTTTCATTTTGGAGCAGCCGGGCAATGTAAATCCTTCCCATAACAGAATAAGCGTCTTGTCCTCCGTAGGCAATCCTTTTCTTTGCGTTGACAAAAGGATCTGCCCAGAAATAAAATATAGAAACAAAAATATTTTCCTCATTTTCTTTATCTGTGAGAAGGGAGCTTATTGTCTCGTTATGATGAAGCAAAGAATACTTGCTCAGGCCAAACAGCAAATTTTTAAAAGAGGCTTTCGGTTTACGATGGCAGAAATGGCCAAGCAGTGCGGGATCAGCACGAAAACGATATACGAATGTCATGCCTCCAAGGAAGAATTAATCCGTGAACTGGTCGAGCAGGCCATTGATGAAGTCAAAAAGCGTGAACAGGCTATTCTGAATGACCGGAAGCTGGGCACGATGGATAAATTACAAGCCTTGCTTGTGCTGCTGCCGCAGGACTTTCAATTTTTTGATATCACTCGCCTGTACGAGCTGCAGCGGTACTACCCTGAGGTCTGGGATATTTTGAACCCCTTTTTGGAGGAGCAGTGGGACGGGGTGATGCAAATGATCGAGGAAGGTCAGGCTGAAGGGCTCCTAGAGAAGTTCAATACCTCTTTATTTATACAGATGTACATCGGCGGACTGTACCGGTTGATGGAGCAAGCCTCCGCAAATCCGGGCGGGCTAACCCTTAGGGAAGCGCTGGACGAGCTGGTGGACATTTTGTTAAACGGAATCAAAAGGAGGTAAAATCATGCATTGGTTCTTGCTGTTCATGGCAATAGCCGCGGAAGTCGCGGGCACTACGTTCATGAAGCTCTCTGCGGGATTTACGAAGTTAGTTCCCTCCATCCTGCTCGTTGTCTGTTATCTGGTTAGCCTATCCATGCTGAATCTTGCGCTGAAAGGCATCCCCGTGAGTGTGGCCTATGCCATTTGGTCGGGTGTGGGGACCGCTTTTGTGGTGGGGATCGGCTGGGCGCTGTTCGGCGAACAAATAACGGCGTTCAAGGCCGTATGCATTGTGCTGATTATTGCGGGTGTAGTCGGTTTGAATTTGAGAGAGGGAAGCCATGGGAAGACGGATATTCCAAGGGGTCAAGAGGTTGCAACAGACATAACGGTGCAAAAGGAGAAATGAAGATGAGCGGTACGCTGAAGGGACTATTTTTAACTACGGATCTCTCGTTTCTTGTCTATTGGTTGGCCACGGCCTTTCATTGGATTCCTCCCGAGTATGCGTATCAGGACTACAACAATCATCTGCTGGTAGTCTGGAATTGATCTTTTTTGCCGCTTGACCTATTGATCTCGGCGACCGGCCTGCTCAGCCTCTATTATTATCGCAAAACCAGTCCGGTATGGAGACCGCTGGTCCTGATTTCGCTCATCCTCACCTCTTGCTCAGGGCTGCAGGCCATAGCGTTCTGGGTCATCAAACAGGACTTTGACCTGGCTTGGTGGATTCCCCAATCTGTACCTTCTCCTTTATCCGTTGTTTTTTATACCGGGGCTGGTCCGCGAAATATCTTTCACAGCGGTTTCAATGAACCGATGAGCTTAGAACGGGCTGTGCCGAAAAGTTCGGATTGATCTCAGGAGCTTTTACTGTTCACATATATGGGGGAGACTGCTTTGAAGACAACTTATCAGATTGCAATTATTGGGGGGACTGGCAGAGCAGGCCGTTACCTCGCGAAAAAAGCGCTGGAAAGCGGCCACAGCGTTCGCATGCTTGTCAGGAATCCGGAAAAATTGACTTACCATGATGACAGAATACAGATTATCGCCGGAGATGCCCGTGACGTAAGCTCCATTCGCTCGCTTCTGGATGGCTGCAATGTTGTCATTAATGCATTCGGACAACCTGTAAAAGCTCTGCCGCTGTACAGCGAAATAACGAGTAATGTCCTTACGGTAATGAACGAGTACGGCATCCGCAGGTATATTGGCGTTACCGGCGGATCTATTAACGTAGATGGCGACCGCAAGTCATTGATCAACCGGGTGGCGGCAAAATTGTTTGAAATTCTGCTCCGAAAGATGATCATGGATAAGAAGAAGGAACTAACTCTTCTGATGAAAAGTGATATTGAATGGACGCTTGTGCGTTTACCCTTTGTAGTCGAGGGCTCGGAAACGGGGATCATCAAGGAAAATTTAACGGATGTACCGGGTAGAACGATGACGAATGAAGATATAGCAAAATTCCTCATTGACCAGATTGACGATATGAAGTATGTAAGGAAAACTCCATGTATTTCAAACTGACGTAACATTCCATCGTTCATCATCCGAGGCTGCGCGTGCTCTCCCGCGCCGGTACCACTGTACAAGCCCGAGCGAAACCAAGCTGACTGTAAGCAGCAGCCAATACACATGCTGGTATGCGCTCGCCGGCCCGGCATTCCGCTGAACATGCAGAAGCAGCCCGCACACCGCAACCGAGACGGAACCGCCGAAGAATTGAACAGATTTAGTGTCGCAGTCCCCCGCCTCTAAGCCAACAGCGAAGGTGGGGGTTAGACACGTCCGCTTTACCAAACATACGTTCCTGTGTTATGCTTGATCCATCAAACATGCGATGGAGGTGTATCTCATGAAGGTGATCAAAACACTCAAACATCCGATTACGTCTCACCACCGCATGCTGGATGCGACTCTCCATGTGTATCAAGAGGCGCTGTCGTTCTTGATTACGGTCATTCATGAGCAGTTTATGGACTTGGAATCGTTTTCCACCCAAGCGGTGGTGACGGCGGTAGAACGGCTGATTCACCGTACTAAGCATAATCCGAATCCGTTCTATGCTGAGTTTGATCAACGCTTTTATAAGTTTCCTTCGTACTTCCGCAGAAGTGCCATTGCGGAGGCGTTTGGCATGGTGAAAAGTCATCATTCCCGTTTTGAGTTTTGGCAAGCCAAGCGGCAACACGCCCAGCAAGAAGGGAAACGCTTTACGAAACCGCCGACACTCCAAGCTCAGCCTCAGGCGTTCCCTTGCTTGTACAAAGGCAATATGTTCATTCGAACCTCCGAAAGGGCAGCCAACATCAAGGTATTTCATCAAGGCGATTGGGTCTGGCTCCCCATTACCTTTAAGGGGCAAGACCTATTCAAACGTAACGTATGGAGCATGAAAGAATGCAGCCCCACATTGGTTCGGAAAGGAAAACGCTATGCCCTTC includes these proteins:
- a CDS encoding glutathionylspermidine synthase family protein yields the protein MTEPVFQWLEHSVEDRASKVEELGRLGFTWADLEDEEYWLDGVAVMRESIYRELEEASARLWAILDKAARYIYGRHDLYALLGIPEVLWEMLDTSPLPPPGLISRYARFDFAVDEGGSIKLLELNADTPTGYVEASIATPWVCRQTDIPTVNGRMPELVAAAWGEERPDTAACVDYGTHLEDSGTIEALVRHSGLDIEYADCLELTIDEGTVKDGKGRVINRMFALYPKEWMAVDEGGDALAYAVETGRLTLFNPPPSILLQSKGLIAVVWGMYELGFLFSGEEREAIAKYVLPTYNKPVFSGDFVSKSMFGREGGSVRMYDETGRLELEDEDGFDSSVLFPSVYQKRAELSRIQTSAGELHLLTGMFMINGQPCGLLGRGGGPITGNTSHFIAMGVR
- a CDS encoding TetR/AcrR family transcriptional regulator; this translates as MMKQRILAQAKQQIFKRGFRFTMAEMAKQCGISTKTIYECHASKEELIRELVEQAIDEVKKREQAILNDRKLGTMDKLQALLVLLPQDFQFFDITRLYELQRYYPEVWDILNPFLEEQWDGVMQMIEEGQAEGLLEKFNTSLFIQMYIGGLYRLMEQASANPGGLTLREALDELVDILLNGIKRR
- a CDS encoding DMT family transporter, coding for MHWFLLFMAIAAEVAGTTFMKLSAGFTKLVPSILLVVCYLVSLSMLNLALKGIPVSVAYAIWSGVGTAFVVGIGWALFGEQITAFKAVCIVLIIAGVVGLNLREGSHGKTDIPRGQEVATDITVQKEK
- a CDS encoding potassium channel protein; translated protein: MTQVRKRTIGLSILLFVAFSATVAYVLEPDTFGSWFNSFYWVMTTMATVGYGDFFAKTVIGKVFTIFLYIFGIGLLSLVIGKVIDSIAEIGRQRRVGKLPFLGGNHVILINWSKKAQAAVGEILSYTPDSHIVIIDESGQHPLEQMNQVHFISGDPSSDEILVKAGLPKARAAIIFGDVRIDEAALVDGKSLLIASSIERISPNVHTTVEIMQEKNVQNFRHVQVNEFVLSHDAVSRLAVRAALQEGNPEVIAQLISRSHGDDIYEVPVDRSWETYGDAFQGLLRQGATLIADRHDLGINRKLDDPIPADARLYVVSDEATYRKIAGKG
- a CDS encoding type B 50S ribosomal protein L31, with the protein product MREGIHPKYQPVIFYDASADFKFLSASTKSSNETMEWEDGNTYPVIRVDSSSASHPFYTGRQKNIDTGGRIDRFNQRLNYKK
- a CDS encoding DUF350 domain-containing protein, whose translation is MTVVVNILVSVIFIIVLQLLGMLIFSWITPFKDMEELKNGNVAVGLALGGKFLATAIILGVAAYTNSSIWFMALWFAVGYVCLVASYWIFELVTTGFKISDQLKQGNVAVGTLLCMVFIGTAFAVSSLII
- a CDS encoding NAD(P)-dependent oxidoreductase yields the protein MKTTYQIAIIGGTGRAGRYLAKKALESGHSVRMLVRNPEKLTYHDDRIQIIAGDARDVSSIRSLLDGCNVVINAFGQPVKALPLYSEITSNVLTVMNEYGIRRYIGVTGGSINVDGDRKSLINRVAAKLFEILLRKMIMDKKKELTLLMKSDIEWTLVRLPFVVEGSETGIIKENLTDVPGRTMTNEDIAKFLIDQIDDMKYVRKTPCISN
- a CDS encoding tetratricopeptide repeat protein; protein product: MSLHGPDASHYERAFQLMNWRRFAEAVQETQQWILEDPENADAYGLLAQIHMRAGRHEEAMHCSAEALRYDPENAMAWFVRTMTLYSQGKEKLFLEAAEEAQRIDPLENYYPFLKFNLAHKKGDFQAAREEMDHALRLAPERSLYLAADSYLRANMRDFEGSLSSESMALFYDPEDDQTFLYLAWAADRRGDYGKEIEFMKNAVRIDPTDAQIRSEYLNSLQKKYWFYRVLLMPFVVRKRLGRWQFFLIWVVLWLVFRPFVLLFLLLYVLAYWLSKLLVKVQVFGWRSLFRKVS